A single Atribacteraceae bacterium DNA region contains:
- a CDS encoding class I SAM-dependent methyltransferase: protein MWWWILGLVVVILFLFFWWIFPLFFHGIPWQPTDMKRVRRMLEMAKPNPNELLVDLGCGDGRICIEAARRFGIRAIGYEINPWLYLLARLRIFFSGVSHRVRVELRDIHQVDLSQVNIVTLFLFQHVNDRLEKKLSEELPSGSRVVSYIWIFKGWQPAEIDRVLRLYLYIR, encoded by the coding sequence ATGTGGTGGTGGATTCTTGGTCTTGTCGTCGTAATTCTTTTTCTCTTTTTCTGGTGGATTTTTCCTCTGTTTTTTCATGGAATCCCCTGGCAGCCGACCGACATGAAAAGAGTACGGCGGATGCTGGAAATGGCTAAACCCAACCCCAACGAACTGTTGGTCGACCTTGGTTGCGGTGATGGCCGAATCTGCATCGAAGCCGCCCGGCGTTTCGGGATTCGGGCGATCGGCTACGAAATCAATCCTTGGCTCTATCTGTTGGCCCGTCTGCGGATTTTTTTTTCTGGGGTTTCACACCGGGTCAGGGTTGAACTGCGGGATATTCACCAAGTGGATCTATCCCAGGTCAACATCGTCACCCTTTTTCTCTTTCAACACGTGAACGACCGCCTGGAAAAAAAACTATCCGAAGAACTCCCTTCCGGCAGCCGGGTTGTCTCTTATATCTGGATTTTTAAGGGTTGGCAGCCGGCTGAAATTGACCGAGTCTTGCGTCTTTATTTATATATTAGGTGA